One part of the Streptomyces ferrugineus genome encodes these proteins:
- a CDS encoding L-fuconate dehydratase — protein MSQAPGTPARVTAVDTHDIRFPTSRELDGSDAMNPDPDYSAAYVVLRTDAADGHEGHGFTFTIGRGNEIQVAAIEALRGHVVGRSVDELCADPGTLNRDLIGDSQLRWLGPEKGVMHMAIGAVMNAVWDLAAKRADKPLWRLLADADPEWIVRQIDFRYITDALTPEEALALLRRGREGAQERIARLLERGYPAYTTSAGWLGYDDDKLTRLAAEAVADGFRQIKLKVGADLEDDVRRCRVARSVVGPDIRMAIDANQRWDVAEAIRWTKALAEFDPYWIEEPTSPDDVLGHAAIREAVAPVKVATGEHVQNRVVFKQLLQAGALDVLQIDAARVGGVNENLAIVLLAAKFGVPVCPHAGGVGLCELVQHLSMFDYVAVTGTTEDRVIEYVDHLHDHFLDPVVIREGHYTAPTAPGFSAAMRPESIARYTFPDGAFWAADLQTSGKKGHAA, from the coding sequence GTGTCCCAGGCCCCCGGCACCCCCGCCCGCGTCACCGCGGTCGACACCCATGACATCCGCTTCCCCACCTCGCGCGAGCTCGACGGCTCCGACGCGATGAACCCGGATCCCGACTACTCGGCCGCCTACGTCGTGCTGCGCACCGACGCGGCGGACGGCCACGAGGGGCACGGGTTCACCTTCACCATCGGGCGGGGCAACGAGATCCAGGTCGCCGCGATCGAGGCGCTGCGCGGCCATGTCGTGGGGCGGTCCGTCGACGAGCTGTGCGCCGACCCGGGGACCCTCAACCGCGACCTGATCGGCGACAGCCAGCTGCGCTGGCTCGGCCCCGAGAAGGGCGTGATGCACATGGCGATCGGCGCGGTCATGAACGCCGTGTGGGACCTCGCCGCCAAGCGCGCCGACAAGCCGCTGTGGCGGCTGCTCGCCGACGCCGACCCGGAGTGGATCGTCCGCCAGATCGACTTCCGGTACATCACCGACGCGCTCACCCCCGAGGAGGCGCTGGCCCTCCTGCGCCGGGGCCGCGAAGGCGCGCAGGAGCGCATCGCCCGGCTCCTGGAGCGCGGCTACCCGGCCTACACCACCTCCGCCGGCTGGCTCGGCTACGACGACGACAAGCTGACCCGGCTCGCCGCCGAGGCCGTCGCCGACGGCTTCCGGCAGATCAAGCTGAAGGTCGGCGCCGACCTGGAGGACGACGTACGGCGCTGCCGCGTCGCCCGCTCGGTCGTCGGGCCCGACATCCGCATGGCGATCGACGCCAACCAGCGCTGGGACGTGGCCGAGGCGATCCGCTGGACCAAGGCCCTCGCCGAGTTCGACCCGTACTGGATCGAGGAGCCCACCAGCCCCGACGACGTCCTCGGCCACGCCGCCATCCGCGAGGCCGTCGCCCCGGTCAAGGTCGCCACCGGCGAACACGTGCAGAACCGGGTCGTCTTCAAACAGCTCCTCCAGGCCGGCGCCCTCGACGTGCTCCAGATCGACGCGGCCCGCGTCGGCGGCGTCAACGAGAACCTCGCCATCGTGCTGCTCGCCGCCAAGTTCGGCGTGCCGGTCTGCCCGCACGCCGGCGGCGTCGGACTGTGCGAACTCGTCCAGCACCTGTCGATGTTCGACTACGTCGCGGTCACCGGCACCACCGAGGACCGCGTCATCGAGTACGTCGACCATCTGCACGACCACTTCCTCGACCCGGTGGTGATCAGGGAAGGTCACTACACGGCACCCACCGCGCCCGGCTTCTCGGCCGCCATGCGACCCGAGTCGATCGCGCGGTACACGTTCCCGGACGGCGCCTTCTGGGCCGCCGACCTCCAGACTTCCGGAAAGAAGGGGCACGCGGCATGA
- a CDS encoding sugar ABC transporter ATP-binding protein, with product MTTPLVDARGIVKRYGPTTALADGRLTVLPGESHALVGRNGAGKSTLVNILTGLQAADAGEVRFDGQPAPALADRDAWRRKVACVYQKPTVVPELTVAENLFINRQPLRRGFINWRRLRTEAAELLATWDVHVDPEARTSDLKVEDRQMVEIARALSFGARFIILDEPTAQLDNREIERLFGRMRALQDSGVTFLFISHHLQEVYEVCQTVTVLRDARWITTAPVAELPRRALVEAMAGESLEAIAEQAVDPRDVDHDAPVLLEARGLTSPAYRNIDLTVRRGEVVGLAGISGSGKVELAESFAGLHTPTGGTAQLGGRRLPFGDVRAALRAGVACVPRDRHDQGLVFGMTVGDNATMTVLDRLGRFGLVGTDRKRGFATALIERLDIHTEGPDQPVSDLSGGNAQKVVMARALARDPRLLVLINPTAGVDVRSKESLLARVDSAREDGIAVLVVSDELDDLRRCDRVLVLFHGRVVAEHPAGWRDHELIASIEGVDHG from the coding sequence ATGACAACGCCACTCGTCGACGCGCGGGGCATCGTCAAGCGCTACGGCCCCACCACCGCCCTCGCCGACGGACGCCTCACCGTCCTGCCCGGCGAGTCCCACGCCCTCGTCGGCCGCAACGGCGCCGGCAAGTCGACCCTGGTCAACATCCTCACCGGACTCCAGGCCGCCGACGCGGGCGAGGTCCGCTTCGACGGCCAACCGGCACCCGCCCTGGCCGACCGCGACGCCTGGCGCCGCAAGGTGGCCTGCGTCTACCAGAAGCCCACCGTCGTCCCCGAACTGACGGTCGCCGAGAACCTCTTCATCAACCGTCAGCCGCTCCGGCGCGGCTTCATCAACTGGCGAAGGCTGCGCACCGAGGCCGCCGAACTCCTCGCCACCTGGGACGTGCACGTCGACCCCGAGGCCCGCACCTCGGACCTCAAGGTCGAGGACCGGCAAATGGTGGAGATCGCCCGGGCGCTCAGCTTCGGCGCCCGCTTCATCATCCTCGACGAGCCCACCGCCCAGCTCGACAACCGCGAGATCGAGCGGCTGTTCGGGCGCATGCGGGCGCTGCAGGACTCCGGCGTCACCTTCCTGTTCATCTCGCACCACCTCCAGGAGGTGTACGAGGTCTGCCAGACCGTCACGGTCCTGCGCGACGCCCGCTGGATCACCACCGCCCCGGTCGCCGAACTGCCGCGCCGGGCCCTGGTGGAGGCCATGGCGGGGGAGTCCCTGGAGGCCATCGCCGAGCAGGCCGTCGACCCCCGGGACGTCGACCACGACGCCCCCGTCCTGCTCGAAGCCCGCGGGCTCACCTCACCGGCGTACCGGAACATCGACCTCACCGTCCGCCGCGGCGAGGTCGTCGGACTCGCCGGCATCAGCGGCAGCGGCAAGGTCGAGCTCGCCGAGTCCTTCGCCGGGCTGCACACCCCGACCGGCGGGACGGCCCAACTGGGCGGCAGGCGGCTGCCGTTCGGCGATGTGCGGGCCGCCCTCAGGGCCGGTGTCGCCTGTGTGCCCCGCGACCGGCACGACCAGGGCCTGGTCTTCGGCATGACCGTCGGCGACAACGCCACGATGACCGTCCTGGACCGGCTCGGGCGCTTCGGCCTCGTCGGCACCGACCGCAAGCGCGGCTTCGCCACCGCTCTCATCGAACGCCTCGACATCCACACCGAGGGCCCCGACCAGCCCGTCTCCGACCTGTCCGGCGGCAACGCGCAGAAGGTCGTCATGGCCCGCGCCCTCGCCCGCGACCCCCGGCTGCTCGTGCTGATCAACCCCACCGCCGGCGTCGACGTGAGGTCCAAGGAGTCCCTGCTGGCCCGCGTGGACAGCGCCCGTGAGGACGGCATCGCCGTACTCGTCGTCTCCGACGAACTCGACGACCTGCGCCGCTGCGACCGCGTCCTCGTCCTCTTCCACGGCCGTGTCGTCGCCGAGCACCCGGCGGGCTGGCGCGACCACGAGCTGATCGCCTCCATCGAAGGAGTGGACCATGGCTGA
- a CDS encoding SDR family NAD(P)-dependent oxidoreductase yields the protein MSDFDGLKALVTGGASGIGRATAELLAARGAQVAVLDLDPSSVDKPLLAFRADVTDDTSVREAVAAAVAELGGLDVLVNNAGIGAQGTVEDNDDTEWHRVMDVNVVGMVRVARAALPHLRDSAHAAIVNTCSIAATAGLPQRALYSATKGAVYSLTLAMAADHVREGIRVNCVNPGTVDTPWVGRLLDAAADPAAERAALEARQPTGRLVSATEVAGAIAHLASPLSGATTGTALAVDGGMQGLRLRPVGR from the coding sequence ATGAGCGACTTCGACGGTCTCAAGGCGCTGGTGACGGGAGGCGCCTCCGGCATCGGCCGGGCCACGGCCGAACTCCTCGCCGCGCGCGGCGCCCAGGTCGCCGTACTCGACCTGGACCCGTCCTCCGTCGACAAGCCGCTGCTCGCCTTCCGCGCCGACGTCACCGACGACACCTCCGTGCGCGAGGCCGTGGCCGCCGCCGTGGCCGAGCTCGGCGGGCTGGACGTGCTGGTCAACAACGCGGGCATCGGCGCACAGGGCACCGTCGAGGACAACGACGACACCGAGTGGCACCGGGTCATGGACGTCAACGTCGTCGGCATGGTCCGGGTCGCGCGTGCCGCCCTCCCGCATCTCCGCGACTCCGCGCACGCGGCGATCGTCAACACCTGCTCCATCGCGGCCACGGCCGGGCTCCCGCAGCGGGCGCTGTACAGCGCGACCAAGGGCGCCGTGTACTCGCTCACCCTCGCCATGGCCGCCGACCACGTCCGCGAGGGCATCCGCGTCAACTGCGTCAACCCGGGCACGGTCGACACCCCGTGGGTCGGCCGCCTCCTCGACGCCGCCGCCGACCCGGCCGCCGAGCGCGCCGCCCTGGAGGCCCGCCAGCCCACCGGCCGCCTCGTCTCGGCCACCGAGGTCGCCGGCGCGATCGCCCACCTCGCGAGCCCGCTCTCGGGTGCCACGACCGGCACCGCCCTCGCCGTCGACGGCGGCATGCAGGGCCTGCGACTGCGGCCGGTGGGCCGGTGA
- a CDS encoding aldo/keto reductase — MSTPSGLGFGAAAIGNLFTELDEEQAYEAVDAAWQCGIRYYDTAPHYGLGLSERRLGAALREHPREEYTLSTKVGRRLEPSTDGGDDMAHGFAVPATHRRVWDFTEDGIRRTLDASLERLGLDRVDIVYLHDPDDHAEQAFREGYPALEKLRSEGVVGSIGAGMNQAEMLTRFVRDTDVDVVLCAGRYTLLDQSALDELLPAAASRGTSVVIGGAFNSGLLADPEPGATYDYTRAPQELLDRALRMKEVAGRHGISLRAAALAFCAAHPAVSSVLVGARSAHEVRDAADQFATPVPDSFWQELRDTGLLAIEEPS, encoded by the coding sequence GTGAGCACCCCGAGCGGACTCGGCTTCGGGGCCGCCGCCATCGGCAACCTCTTCACCGAGCTCGACGAGGAGCAGGCGTACGAGGCGGTGGACGCCGCCTGGCAGTGCGGTATCCGCTACTACGACACGGCACCCCACTACGGCCTCGGCCTGTCCGAACGCCGCCTCGGCGCGGCCCTGCGCGAGCACCCCCGCGAGGAGTACACGCTCTCCACGAAGGTGGGCCGCCGTCTGGAACCGTCCACCGACGGCGGCGACGACATGGCGCACGGCTTCGCCGTGCCCGCCACGCACCGCCGCGTCTGGGACTTCACCGAGGACGGCATACGGCGCACCCTGGACGCCAGCCTGGAACGCCTCGGCCTCGACCGCGTCGACATCGTCTACCTGCACGACCCCGACGACCACGCGGAACAGGCCTTCCGGGAGGGCTACCCGGCCCTGGAGAAGCTCCGCTCGGAAGGGGTCGTCGGCTCGATCGGCGCCGGCATGAACCAGGCGGAGATGCTCACCCGCTTCGTCCGCGACACCGACGTCGATGTGGTGCTGTGCGCCGGCCGCTACACGCTGCTCGACCAGAGCGCGCTCGACGAGCTGCTGCCCGCTGCCGCGTCGAGGGGCACGTCGGTCGTCATCGGAGGGGCCTTCAACTCCGGCCTGCTCGCGGATCCCGAGCCGGGAGCGACGTACGACTACACGCGGGCGCCCCAGGAGTTGCTGGACCGGGCCCTGCGCATGAAGGAGGTCGCCGGGCGGCACGGCATCAGCCTGCGCGCCGCCGCGCTGGCCTTCTGCGCCGCCCACCCCGCTGTCAGCAGTGTCCTGGTGGGAGCCCGGTCGGCACACGAAGTCCGGGACGCCGCCGACCAGTTCGCCACGCCGGTCCCCGACTCCTTCTGGCAGGAGCTGCGGGACACCGGACTCCTGGCCATCGAGGAGCCGTCATGA
- a CDS encoding ABC transporter permease, protein MADTKAPPVTPVKVPDARAARTVLLRRARELALVPALLLLMVLGAVVNDSFLTERNLISILGASAALAMVVLAESLVLITGKFDLSLESVVGIAPAVGALLVLPAANSGWGTELPAALSLLAILAAGAAVGAFNGILVVKFKLNAFIVTLAMLIVLRGLLVGATKGKTLFGMPDSFYSLATTTFLSIPMSVWLAAAAFAIAGFVLKYHRVGRALYAIGGNADAARAAGIRVERVMLGVFVVAGTLAAVGGIIQTGYVGAISANQGNNMIFTVFAAAVIGGISLDGGRGTMFGALTGVLLLGVVQNLLTLAQVPSFWIQAIYGGIILIALMIARVTTGRAQD, encoded by the coding sequence ATGGCTGACACCAAGGCCCCACCGGTCACGCCCGTCAAGGTCCCGGACGCCCGTGCGGCCAGGACGGTCCTGCTCCGCCGGGCCCGTGAACTCGCCCTGGTGCCCGCCCTGCTGCTGCTCATGGTGCTCGGCGCGGTGGTCAACGACTCGTTCCTCACCGAGCGCAACCTCATCTCCATCCTCGGGGCCTCCGCCGCCCTCGCGATGGTCGTCCTCGCCGAGTCGCTGGTCCTCATCACCGGCAAGTTCGACCTGTCCCTCGAATCGGTCGTCGGCATCGCGCCCGCCGTCGGCGCGCTTCTCGTGCTGCCCGCCGCCAACTCCGGCTGGGGCACCGAACTCCCGGCCGCCCTGTCCCTGCTGGCGATCCTCGCGGCCGGCGCGGCCGTCGGCGCCTTCAACGGCATCCTGGTCGTGAAGTTCAAGCTCAACGCGTTCATCGTGACGCTCGCGATGCTGATCGTGCTGCGCGGTCTGCTGGTCGGCGCGACCAAGGGCAAGACGCTGTTCGGGATGCCCGACAGCTTCTACTCCCTGGCCACCACCACGTTCTTGAGCATCCCGATGTCGGTGTGGCTCGCGGCGGCCGCCTTCGCGATCGCCGGGTTCGTGCTCAAGTACCACCGCGTCGGACGCGCCCTGTACGCCATCGGCGGCAACGCGGACGCCGCCCGCGCGGCCGGCATCCGGGTCGAGCGCGTGATGCTCGGCGTGTTCGTCGTGGCGGGCACCCTCGCGGCCGTCGGCGGCATCATCCAGACGGGCTACGTCGGCGCGATCAGCGCCAACCAGGGCAACAACATGATCTTCACCGTGTTCGCGGCCGCGGTGATCGGCGGCATCAGCCTGGACGGCGGCCGGGGCACCATGTTCGGCGCCCTGACCGGCGTACTCCTCCTGGGTGTCGTGCAGAACCTGCTCACCCTCGCCCAGGTCCCGTCGTTCTGGATCCAGGCCATCTACGGCGGAATCATCCTGATCGCCCTCATGATCGCCCGTGTGACGACGGGCCGCGCCCAGGACTGA